In Legionella israelensis, the genomic window TCTACCCTATGGCTGTCAAATTAAATGCAAAAGTTGTGTTCAGGGCTCCAGTTTTACACCATTTAATCGCACCCAAAGAGGAAAGATGGGACGATTTCAGTATCGTCGAGTGGCCAACAGTGAGTCGATTTAAAGAATTATTAACAAGCGAAGACTATCAGTCCATTACCTTTCATCGTTTAGCTGCACTTGAAAATTCGCGAGTTTTAGTTTGTGAACGGGAAGCCGGTGATGCCTATGGCAGGGTATAGCGGTATTTCGCCCGTCTTATAAAAAACAGTATCAAATTCACAATCCTATGAAAATAAAAATTCTTGGTACCAGAGGTGAAATTGAACCATCCGCCCCCTATCATTCTCATCAATCAGGAGTATTGGTTGAGAATAAATTATTATTTGACTGTGGGGAGTCTGAATTTTTACAGTATCATCCGGATGTTATTTTTATTACCCATCTTCATCCTGATCATGCCTATTTCGTTCGTGAACCTGGAAAAGAAGCGGACATTAAAATTCCTCTGTATGCTCCAGAAACATTCAAAGGTAAGGTCAATGTCCAGGTACTTGACTGTAAAAAAGAAATCGATTCATTTGAAATCATTCCCATTCCAACCCATCATAGCCATAAAGTAAAGTCACAAGCCTACTTGATTAAAAAAAATAAAGAAAAGATTTTATACACAGGCGACATGATTTGGATTAATAGGGAGCATCATCAGCTTCTGACTGATCTCGATTTAGTCATCACTGAAGCCAGCTTCATTCGCAAAGGCGGCCGGATTTCAAAACATAAAGAATCCGAAAAACTATATGGTCATACCGGCATACCGAATCTACTAAAATTTTTTAATCCTTTTACAAAACATATTTGTCTGGTCCATTTTGGTAGTTGGTTTTATAAGGATATTGAAAAATCGAGAAAAAAACTAAAAGAATACAGCAAGGCATTCAATATACATATTCATGTCGGTTACGATGGAATGGAATTAAATACCCAAAAACTTGAAGAATAATCCTGCATTTATTGACTTATGTTATTAATGCGCAGTTCGAAAAGCGTTTTTCCTGTCTCAAATTGGCCTTATTTACTCATGTTACGCAGCACAGTATTTTTTAGAAAATTTGGGCGCATTTTGGAATTTTAAAGCGCAGTTTACATGGAGTAAATGAGCATTTAAAATTCCAAAATGCGCCCAAAGATGCAAAAAAGACGAAGCTGCGTCACATGAGTTATTTATCAAAGCAGGATAACTGTAAGGGCCAGCAAAAAAACCACTAAAAGACTCACTCTGAAATATAAAGCCGTATGACGATTTTCATATAAAACTTTAAGATATAAAAGAGGATGACGATAAATATAGCTACGTATGATTTTACGGGTTACTTTAACAGGATATCCCGCCATCGGATACTCATGAATTCTGACACTGGGTCCATCATTCGCTTCTATAATAATACCTTGCGAAGTTTCAATGGGTATATTAATGTCAGTGCATTGAACATCAAACCCTACAAGCGTTATATTGAGCTCATTTGCCGCCCGAATTAATAATCGACGATTCTCTTTACAAATTTTATTCCCCAAAGAACAATAAGTTCCACCTCGAGATGCATTGCTGGTGTACCCTAATATAACCGACTCATCTTTTTTCGGCACATAACTTAAATCTAAACCCAATTCATTAAGCCTGATCTCACATTCCTCATCCACTGTGATAGGACTTAGCGTATCACTGATGGTAAGGCGTTTATCGTTCGTGATATCGATAAGTTCTCTAAGCGTGTGTATACCATCTCCACACACCTCGGCCGGATAACGTTGCACAACACCTATAACCCGTTTATTGAAAATAAGAACTCGGTAGGAATTCAGATTTCCGTGGAACTCTTCAATGGTCACAAATTCATAATAAGGCAAGTTTTCATCTAAATATTTCTTTAACTGCTCTAAGGTTTGTATATTACACAGCACATCCCGACCCAGCTTCCCTAGTAAAGGTTTAGCCACAAGCGGAAAAGACAATTTCGATATTTTTTCTTCCAGCATTCCTTGCTGATATTCGCTAATATGTAAGGATGTGGCTTTTGGGACCGGAAACCCTGCTCTGTCCAGAATACGATTCATGCTGTATTTATTTCTTGAGGCGGCTATGCTGCCGCTGTTATTAAACGGAGCACCAACGCCACTAAAATAATAATGTTGTTTGCCCAGGTTCAATCTGAAACCGTCTATCTCAGGAATCACTTCAACAGGCAAAAAAAACTTTAATGCTGTTTCGTAATAACATTTGGCATTTCTATTTATACGCAAAGCGTCTGAGGAAATTGTTACATAGCTATATAACAGTTCTTTTTTCTTAGTCATACATCTCCCAAACAATCATCACGAAACAAGTATCTGTAGAGTTTTTTCAGAGGCAGACAGTTCATGCAGCATCATAAAAAGAGTAGATTATACATAAAAAGGACAGTTAACCTGAGTCCCTGGAAGATTGTAAAAGATCAGCTTCTTTTTCTACGGCATCGCTGTGACGTGCCTGTTGCTGAATATCAGACGCTTCATTGCGCAATTCACCCTCAGCATGGGTTGAAACACTGTCTGATTCCTTTTCTTCTTTAACTTTTCTTTTTGCAGGGGCTTTATCTTTTTCCCGAAGCAGTTGAACCGGGAGTTTATCCTCAAAACTTAAAACCATTTCCCTTCCTGGCATGAAAATATCATTCTCCTGGAAAGCACGTTTCACCAGACGTATGGCTGATGATTTAACCTTCTGCCAATTGTATTCATTACCATTGAACCAGAATAAAATGCGTAAATTTACCGTTTCAGGTGTCAACTCCGATACAAGAATTAAAGGCTCCGGTTTGCTTAAAATGGCAGGATGTTCAATTAACACCTTTAAAGCAATTTCCTGTGCAAAAGAAACAGACTCATCATAACCAATACCGATAATAAATTCCTCCCGCCGATTCGGACTGCTCGTATAATTGAAAATGTTTGATTTGTAAACCGTGGCGTTTGGAATCTGAACCACCTGGCCTGTCAGAGTGATCAAAATCGTGACACGTATCGTTAATTTTTCAACATATCCAGTCACATCTGCAATTTCAACGAGATCGCCGTTATCAAAAGGACTTTGAATGCTGAGCAATACACTGGCCAGAAGATTTTCGGTTATATCACGAAAAGCTATACCGAGAATAATACCTAATACACCTGTGCCTCCAAGTAAAGTCAGAGCAATGGTTGTCCATCCCATAGTCTGTAAAACAATATAAAAACCTATGAGAAAACAAAATAAAGCTACACCTCGAGCAATAACATCCGTTAAAAGCGGATGTAGTTTACGATAATGCAAGGATTTTCGTGTGGAAGCAGAAACAAGCTTTGCAACCAGCCAGGTGATGATAAGCACTAACAGAGAAAGAGCGAGGAAGGGCAAGGCTCTGACTAACCCTTGCCACTGCTCTCTGAGCACAGTAGTCACCTGCTGTCGAATGTCCCAGGCAGAAGCGCCTTTGATTTGAATTTTATTAACAACAGCCACCACATCCTGAGTTTTTCTTGAAAGAGCCTCAGCCCATTCTTTATATTCTTCTTTCTTTGTTTCTCCCTGTAAAAAAACAACCCCATCATCGACGCGGATATCCAACTTCCCATACCACTGGGTGGCATTCATGATGTTCTCAAGTCGTTGACGAATTTCCTCATCACGAGCTGAAGGGATAATTTCCACCTTTTCCGGAACATTGGAGATCTGCTTTTCCACCGCATTTTGCTCTTTATTTACCGTATTTTTTTGAGCAAAGACAAAAGAATGACAGCTGACAAAACCGACAAGCACTACAGTAAAGATATATCGATAAGCGTGTTGACGAATCACCCCTGGCTGGTAAGTCATTTTTTCTTCAATCTCCATTTAAAGAACGCTCTAACCCATGCATGTCCTGTTTTATCGATTAAATCGTATTCTTTGGCAAAAATAAAAGTTATCCTATCCTTATTTCACATGAAGTTGCAAATGCTTAAGGTCTGTCGACAATTAGATTTTCGACAGACCTAGTTATGGTGAATGACGATAAGGAGATGAAATGTCAAATCACAAGGAATGGCCGGCCGATAACTATGCTATCGGTTCTTATATTCAGTCCACTGTGGCTGATCAGTATTTATCTTATCTGGATTTGAAACCTACGGATAATGTTTTGGATATCGGTTGTGGCAACGGTAAATACAGCCAAAAAATTCTGCAAAAAATACCTCAGGGAACATTATTAGGAATTGACTCCTCAGAAAACATGTTAAAACTGGCTGAAAACGTTGCCGAGCGTTACTCTAATTTTAACCTGCAAAAAGATGATGTAAATTCCATGGATTTTAAGGAAACATTTGATTATGTCGTTTCTTTCTGGTGCCTCCAATGGACGTCTGATATTCACCAGGCTTTTGAAAACATTTTTCTGGCTTTAAAACCCGAAGGAAAATTACTCACTTTGTTTCCCACGGGAGATGACCCTTTTATGACGACTTATCAGGAGGTAAAAGCGTCCGGTCAGTTTCCTGAGCTTAAACATTTCCACCCACCTGTGGACTACAGCAAACTTAAGAATCTTGGAAATCAAATAAAAGATATCCCTTTTACATCATTAACCGTTGAACGCCACCAGGAAAGCATTCTTCTCCCCTCTTTGGATGTCTTTCGTAAATTTGTAAACGGCATTGGTTTTTATCAAGGACAGATCCCGGCTGAGCGAATTCCGCTGATCAATGAGGCGATGGTCAACGTTTTTGAAAAAGAATGTCAAAGAAAATATGCGGGCGAATATCAATTTGCCTTTTCCATTTATTTTATCAGAGGTGAAAAATAACAAACAAAATATCAGATCTCATGGTACAGTCTAAGTTTTTGGATAACTCCAATCCCCTCTTTTTATGGAAAGATAAATGATGAACGTAGCAATAATCAATAGCAAGTGATACACATCATTATCAAATCGCCATTCAACGGGTATTTCACGCCCGAAAAAAAGTTGACTGCTCTCACGCAGGACTATCCAGATAATGTTGGCAACGATCACAGCGATAAAACCAAAACGTGTCCATTTTTCTGAATACAAAGCGGCAAGCAGATACACTGTAATTAATAATATGGCGATATAAATAAAATGATCATCAATAATAAAACAGCCTATGAGCAGCAAAGAAAAAATCATGGTCATGGCTCTTAATATTTCAGGCATACGCATGGCATGGATAAGCAAATAATTATGCAATATGACGCCCATTGCGATAGCTAGCCATAAGTTACTCACATATTCATTTCCACTTAAATAATGGACGAGAACACCAAGAACTTTCAGAAGAAACACCACAAAAAAGAAGGAAACAATACATCCCGTAAACCGCTTGTTTCCTTTTTGCCACTGCCAGAAAGCAAGTAAAAAGTAGCTTAAAAGAAACAGGGCATGCAGGGCATTGGTGAGTGCATTGGTAATAATCGCATTCATGTTTTACTCTTTGACGGGCTTATTTTCTTCGTCTATTAATTTTAGTAGTAATTCCATCTAATGATATCAGCATAAGGAACATGCCGTGAAAAACCAAGGCCGCTTTCTTTTTATCCTCTTATCTGTTTTTTTCATCACAATCGCTCATAGTAAAGAACCTGTTGTTTGTGATAGTAAATACGTCCTCTGCAATGCTGCGCCCTGCCAAGCCATTCCTGGCATGAAAGACCGAGCTTTGTGTACGTGTAGCATTTGGGAGGGGAAAAACATTGGCTACTCTGCTTGTGAGCAACGAAATCCACAAACTGCCCCTTATCAACAGACAAAGCTTTTATCCACTTTTTCCTTTGGAGGGATGCATTATAAATACATTCATTGCAAAGCAGGCACGCCATGGACCAATTGTCTGGATCAGGAGTGTTTCATTGACAAAAATGATCCACGCAGCGCTCACTGTAACTGTAAAATTGAAGAAGGAACCGCTTACGTTACTTTTGCCGGTATGTGTGATATAAATGCCTGTGACAAATCAATGTGGTCGGGCGCCAAAGCGGATGATAACCTTAAATTTATGAATTTATTGAGCAAGGACATGGGCTATGAAACACCCCCCATGAGAGCATGCTTGAATAAGCATAATGAAAACAATGAAGCAAAACATGACTGAAAGAAATAAATCCATTTTAAAGCAGGCTTTTAAAACTATTTTTGAAGAAAATCAGATTGACGACCTAACCGTTGCTGAATTCTTCAGCAAGGATTATCAGCAATGGGTGGATGGCCACCAACTGGATTATCAGGGTTTTCTGCAACATCTCAAGGCTCAAAGGCAAAAAATAGCAACCATATCGATTGAATTTAAATCCGTGGTGGCTGAAAAAAACAAAGTAGCCACCATTCACCAAGTAGAGGCCATCACCCAAAAAGGAAATCTGGTTAAAGGTAAAGTGATTGCTCATTTCACGTTCGAGAACGATAAAATCATATCCTGTGAAGAGTTAACCTTTTTTACTGAAGCAAAAGAAGAAGATAGAGATTTAGGCTCGGTTCGTTAGATTTGTTTCATATATTATAACTCATTAAATACAGAAAACGTTGCAAGGCCCAAAGCTAAAAATATTACTAAGCCTCATTCAGTATAAAGATTCCATTTAGAAAATGCATTTACAAATAATAAATATTGTGATATTTTTTAATAATTAGTCAATTTTTATACAATTTTTTAATGAACCTTATTAGCTGCCCATCAAAGTTAAATGTTCAAAGCTTTGCCCTTTCCTGTGCTCAGTTTTTTTATTTTAGCTTTTTTAGCCACTTGCTGGGCGGCAGATAAGTCGTTTAACGCTCTGACCCCCAGCAAGTTGGGGGTTTTTTGGTATCCTGAAATCCCCGATAAATGTAAGGAGGTCGGAACCAAAAAGAAGGAGTGTGTCCATGAACTATACCGTTATCAAAACATTACCCCCCGTTGAAGATATTATTCAAGCCTTTCCTTTATCCCCCTCTGCTCAAGCAAAAATTCAACAGGATCGCCGGGAAGTAAAAAATATTTTAGAAGGAAAAGATGACAGGCTTCTTATGATCATTGGTCCGTGTTCTGCCTGGCCAAAAGAAGCCGTACTGAAATATGCACAAAAACTTTTAAAATTGAATGAGCTGGTGAAAGACAAGTTGAAATTGATCATGCGTGTCTACATTCAAAAACCACGAACCACTAAAGGTTGGACAGGTCCTGTGAATCAACCCGATATTTTTTCCCCTCCCGACATCGAGGCCGGTATCAAATATACCCGTGACATGATGATTAAAGTTATTGAAATGGGCTTACCCATTGCCGATGAGGCTTTATTTACCCATAACGCCAAAGGCTTTCTGGAATTGCTCTCATGGGTCGCCATCGGTGCTCGCAGTTCGGAAGATCAAGAACATCGCATTTTTGCTTCCGCGCTGGATTGTCCTGTAGGTTTGAAAAATCCGACCCATGGCTCTTTAGCGATTGCTGTAAATAGCATCATTGCCGCACAACATCCTCATGTTGCGGTTTTTGACAGAGATGAAGTTCAAACCCATGGTAATCAATATGCTCATTTAGTGCTGCGGGGAGCAAATCATGCTCCCAACTACTCCATACAGCATCTTGAAGAAGCCAAACGCCAAATGGATAAGCATCATATTCACCATCCGTCTCTGATCATTGATGCCAGTCATGATAATTGCCTTGTCGATGGTAAAAAAGATTACCGTCTACAACCCTCCATTATTTTAAATCTTTTAAAAGATTTAAAATCGAGACCGGATTTAAGAAAACTGGTGAAAGGATTTATGGTGGAGAGCTTTTTGCAAGAAGGCAAGCAAACGGTGAATATAAAGCAGCCAAAGACGGTGGATCTATCCGGATTGTCTATAACCGATCCCTGTCTTGGATGGCAAAAAACGGAAGAACTCCTTCTTCAATTCGCATAATTAACATCAGGATATCATGATGAAAATAAAACTCGGAGTTTCTGGCGACCCTGGTTCCTTCTCGGAAGAGGCGGGTTTAAATTACGCTGAACGTGCCGGAATTGAACCTTCACTGATTCACCTGACCGATATGGAATCGGTTCTTTCCGCCGTAGAAAAAGAAACGGTTGATATGGGAATTTTTCCCGTCGTTAATCTTCATGGAGGATTGGTTAACCCCGCGTTTAAAGCCATGGGACGACATCTTTTTCTCCCCATCGATGAATACTGGCTTGATGTTAAACAATGCCTGTTAACACTTCCAGGCACAGCGATTCATCAAATTGATAATATCGTCTCTCATTCACAAGGGATTGCCCAATGCCGGCACTATTTGAAAGAAAGATTCCATCACATCGAATGGAAGGAATGGATCGATACAGCAAGAGCAGCACATGATCTGGCAAAAGACATTCTTCCTCCAACGGCGGCCGTAATAGCCCCTGAACGCGCGTCTGAAATATATGGCCTGAAGGTCATGGCCAAAAACATCCAGGATCACAGCCCCAATTTAACGGCATTTATTATAGTTAAAAAGTATAACGGTAAAGAAAGTTAAATAAGGATCAATCATGAGCAGCATTGAACAATTAAGACAAAAAATTGAAAATATCGACCACGATATCATTAAGCATCTTGCTCAACGTCAGGAGCTATCACGACAAATTGGCCTTTTAAAATCAAAAGAAGGCAAGGCCATTATTGATCCTGCACAAGAAAAAAAACTGTTCAGGCTTTATGGACAATGGTGTGAAAAATACCATCTGCCGCAAAGTTTTATAAAAAATCTATTCCGTATCATCATTGATTATTCGAGAATGGTGCAAAAAACCTAGGTTCATCTTGTGCAATAAAAAATTTTTGCGAATCGTGTGAATATTGTAAAAATTATGAAAAATTTTCAACTGCAGGCTTTAAAGTCTATAATTTAAGATTAGAATGGGTCATTATCTAACAACGTGAGAGAAAAATGTCAGAGGAAAAAATAGAAAACGCAAAACAACGTGAAAATGAAGAATTTGAAAATGCAAGAATTAAGGCCGCCAAGGAAGAAGAGGCAAGAAGACTTTATGCCTTGCAAGTTGGCAGCCCTAAGCCCGCCATAGAAGAAAAAGAGGAAAAAGCGCTCGATGACGATTATCAACAGATCATTAATGCTTATCAAGAGCAATTTCCTGACAGGCAGCTCGAAAATGATAAAGAAGGACGCCCTGTTCTTCGATTTAACAGTCCCGAGGAAGCCAGTCAATTTTTTAAAAAGATGTCTGATCAAAATTGTAAATTTGCAGCCATTGAAATTACTCCTGATGGCAAGCCAACAGGCAATATGAAAGTGTCCTTTGGCAAGGGAGAATTCTATGAGCCCAAGATTAATCCAGAACACGTGAGTGACTTTCTCACAACATATAATGAGTGGAATAAAGCTAAGGGTGAAGAAAAGGAAGAATTAAAATCTCAGTTGATGGAAATGATGAAACCGGATTATCAGTGGAAAAAGTCTCAGGAAAATCCGGCTAAAGATATGCGCGCCTCTCTGCGAGATCTGCGAGAAATGAAAAGCACTCCTGAGCCTAGTCCTTCTTCTGATTTAGAGGAAAAAGATGAGAAGCAATCTGGCAATACTTTGTAATTCCCATGAGTCAAAAAAGCTATTCACAGGCAATAATTTGTAACACAAATAATTTAAGGCGCCATTCCTTTCTCCTCAAGCGCCTTGAGCGTGTCTGGGTTCTTTTTTAGATCAAGCCCCATCCCCGCTAATACTTCGGGAGT contains:
- a CDS encoding MBL fold metallo-hydrolase, whose amino-acid sequence is MKIKILGTRGEIEPSAPYHSHQSGVLVENKLLFDCGESEFLQYHPDVIFITHLHPDHAYFVREPGKEADIKIPLYAPETFKGKVNVQVLDCKKEIDSFEIIPIPTHHSHKVKSQAYLIKKNKEKILYTGDMIWINREHHQLLTDLDLVITEASFIRKGGRISKHKESEKLYGHTGIPNLLKFFNPFTKHICLVHFGSWFYKDIEKSRKKLKEYSKAFNIHIHVGYDGMELNTQKLEE
- a CDS encoding mechanosensitive ion channel domain-containing protein; this translates as MEIEEKMTYQPGVIRQHAYRYIFTVVLVGFVSCHSFVFAQKNTVNKEQNAVEKQISNVPEKVEIIPSARDEEIRQRLENIMNATQWYGKLDIRVDDGVVFLQGETKKEEYKEWAEALSRKTQDVVAVVNKIQIKGASAWDIRQQVTTVLREQWQGLVRALPFLALSLLVLIITWLVAKLVSASTRKSLHYRKLHPLLTDVIARGVALFCFLIGFYIVLQTMGWTTIALTLLGGTGVLGIILGIAFRDITENLLASVLLSIQSPFDNGDLVEIADVTGYVEKLTIRVTILITLTGQVVQIPNATVYKSNIFNYTSSPNRREEFIIGIGYDESVSFAQEIALKVLIEHPAILSKPEPLILVSELTPETVNLRILFWFNGNEYNWQKVKSSAIRLVKRAFQENDIFMPGREMVLSFEDKLPVQLLREKDKAPAKRKVKEEKESDSVSTHAEGELRNEASDIQQQARHSDAVEKEADLLQSSRDSG
- a CDS encoding nuclear transport factor 2 family protein, producing MTERNKSILKQAFKTIFEENQIDDLTVAEFFSKDYQQWVDGHQLDYQGFLQHLKAQRQKIATISIEFKSVVAEKNKVATIHQVEAITQKGNLVKGKVIAHFTFENDKIISCEELTFFTEAKEEDRDLGSVR
- a CDS encoding 3-deoxy-7-phosphoheptulonate synthase, with product MNYTVIKTLPPVEDIIQAFPLSPSAQAKIQQDRREVKNILEGKDDRLLMIIGPCSAWPKEAVLKYAQKLLKLNELVKDKLKLIMRVYIQKPRTTKGWTGPVNQPDIFSPPDIEAGIKYTRDMMIKVIEMGLPIADEALFTHNAKGFLELLSWVAIGARSSEDQEHRIFASALDCPVGLKNPTHGSLAIAVNSIIAAQHPHVAVFDRDEVQTHGNQYAHLVLRGANHAPNYSIQHLEEAKRQMDKHHIHHPSLIIDASHDNCLVDGKKDYRLQPSIILNLLKDLKSRPDLRKLVKGFMVESFLQEGKQTVNIKQPKTVDLSGLSITDPCLGWQKTEELLLQFA
- a CDS encoding chorismate mutase, which gives rise to MSSIEQLRQKIENIDHDIIKHLAQRQELSRQIGLLKSKEGKAIIDPAQEKKLFRLYGQWCEKYHLPQSFIKNLFRIIIDYSRMVQKT
- a CDS encoding DUF6962 family protein — translated: MNAIITNALTNALHALFLLSYFLLAFWQWQKGNKRFTGCIVSFFFVVFLLKVLGVLVHYLSGNEYVSNLWLAIAMGVILHNYLLIHAMRMPEILRAMTMIFSLLLIGCFIIDDHFIYIAILLITVYLLAALYSEKWTRFGFIAVIVANIIWIVLRESSQLFFGREIPVEWRFDNDVYHLLLIIATFIIYLSIKRGDWSYPKT
- a CDS encoding prephenate dehydratase domain-containing protein, translated to MMKIKLGVSGDPGSFSEEAGLNYAERAGIEPSLIHLTDMESVLSAVEKETVDMGIFPVVNLHGGLVNPAFKAMGRHLFLPIDEYWLDVKQCLLTLPGTAIHQIDNIVSHSQGIAQCRHYLKERFHHIEWKEWIDTARAAHDLAKDILPPTAAVIAPERASEIYGLKVMAKNIQDHSPNLTAFIIVKKYNGKES
- a CDS encoding UDP-N-acetylmuramyl peptide synthase; the protein is MTKKKELLYSYVTISSDALRINRNAKCYYETALKFFLPVEVIPEIDGFRLNLGKQHYYFSGVGAPFNNSGSIAASRNKYSMNRILDRAGFPVPKATSLHISEYQQGMLEEKISKLSFPLVAKPLLGKLGRDVLCNIQTLEQLKKYLDENLPYYEFVTIEEFHGNLNSYRVLIFNKRVIGVVQRYPAEVCGDGIHTLRELIDITNDKRLTISDTLSPITVDEECEIRLNELGLDLSYVPKKDESVILGYTSNASRGGTYCSLGNKICKENRRLLIRAANELNITLVGFDVQCTDINIPIETSQGIIIEANDGPSVRIHEYPMAGYPVKVTRKIIRSYIYRHPLLYLKVLYENRHTALYFRVSLLVVFLLALTVILL
- a CDS encoding class I SAM-dependent methyltransferase encodes the protein MSNHKEWPADNYAIGSYIQSTVADQYLSYLDLKPTDNVLDIGCGNGKYSQKILQKIPQGTLLGIDSSENMLKLAENVAERYSNFNLQKDDVNSMDFKETFDYVVSFWCLQWTSDIHQAFENIFLALKPEGKLLTLFPTGDDPFMTTYQEVKASGQFPELKHFHPPVDYSKLKNLGNQIKDIPFTSLTVERHQESILLPSLDVFRKFVNGIGFYQGQIPAERIPLINEAMVNVFEKECQRKYAGEYQFAFSIYFIRGEK
- a CDS encoding DUF1330 domain-containing protein translates to MSTLKHTQEQLDDLDKLGLNTGPIIVLTLLQYRVEADYSEHPEQSPCSGREAYGRFIQLVYPMAVKLNAKVVFRAPVLHHLIAPKEERWDDFSIVEWPTVSRFKELLTSEDYQSITFHRLAALENSRVLVCEREAGDAYGRV